The Apium graveolens cultivar Ventura chromosome 6, ASM990537v1, whole genome shotgun sequence genome contains a region encoding:
- the LOC141666877 gene encoding regulator of nonsense transcripts UPF3-like, whose product MKGVADRTKVVLRHLPPTITQAMLVDQIDARFANRYKLISFRPGNTSAKHQIYSRAYIDFQKPEDVIEFADFFRGHVFVNEKGTQFKTVVEYAPSQRVAKRLPRKDGREGTIYKDPVYMEFLESIAKPIENLPSAEIQLERREVERAGAAKDSPIVTPLMQFVRQKRAAKGGSRRYVSNEKPTRTGGISPGTPGSVSVKRGSEKKKYILRDTMKSSRGKEKSAYIMVPKRNDQQISDKVITVATSGTEILGEASGVPSITKVGKKKILLLKGREKEISKASVDLSLKQTMPSPVKNSIGVTALKQNNQREATGKTIKSILLNKDLRQNTSMLQSNTHNQVSYQEKDKRVPHPPKVLRLHDTNGVNTVTTEKQEKRTRNKGRPDRGVWTALRRSDGSHASNESLSSASSMRTQALEDPAEGGQGNPKKDMLSSKSEGPKIIGSGRHISVENGSYKHGGRRGPLHNGRVTDGFMVIGEGKPSKKGASSGYGLHEKQVWVQKSSSGS is encoded by the exons ATGAAAGGCGTCGCCGATCGCACAAAAGTAGTGCTCCGCCACTTGCCACCGACGATTACTCAGGCTATGCTTGTTGACCAAATAGACGCTAGGTTCGCTAATCGCTATAAGTTGATTTCGTTTCGCCCTGGCAACACCAG CGCGAAGCATCAGATTTATTCTAGAGCCTATATTGACTTTCAGAAGCCGGAGGATGTTATAGAATTTGCTGACTTCTTTCGCGGACATGTTTTTGTCAATGAAAAAG GTACTCAGTTCAAAACAGTAGTTGAGTATGCTCCTTCACAGCGTGTTGCAAAGCGTTTGCCAAGAAAGGATGGCCGCGAAGGAACTATATACAAAG ATCCAGTGTATATGGAGTTCCTGGAATCTATAGCAAAGCCTATTGAAAATCTTCCTAGTGCCGAAATTCAATTAGAGAGAAGAGAGGTGGAACGGGCAG GTGCTGCAAAGGATTCTCCAATAGTTACACCTCTAATGCAATTTGTTCGCCAGAAAAGAGCTGCCAAGGGTGGATCTCGG AGGTACGTGTCTAATGAGAAGCCAACAAGGACTGGTGGAATATCGCCTGGAACTCCTGGTTCAGTTTCAGTAAAACGGGGTTCTGAGAAGAAAAAG TATATTTTAAGGGATACTATGAAAAGCTCTAGAGGAAAAGAGAAATCAGCATATATCATGGTCCCCAAAAGAAATGACCAACAAATTTCTGATAAGGTTATTACAGTTGCAACATCTGGAACTGAAATCTTGGGAGAGGCAAGCG GTGTCCCCAGTATAACTAAAGTGGGAAAGAAGAAAATCTTACTGTTGAAGGGGCGAGAAAAAGAAATCTCTAAA GCATCTGTTGATTTGTCTCTGAAGCAGACCATGCCGTCACCTGTCAAAAATTCAATTGGGGTAACTGCTCTCAAACAGAATAACCAACGTGAGGCTACCGGAAAGACTATAAAAAGCATACTTCTCAATAAAGATTTGCGTCAAAATACTTCCATGCTTCAATCCAATACACATAACCAGGTCTCATATCAAGAGAAGGACAAAAGAGTACCTCATCCACCAAAAGTGCTGAGGCTACATGATACAAATGGAGTTAACACTGTAACGACTGAGAAGCAGGAAAAGCGTACCAGGAATAAGGGTAGACCTGATCGCGGTGTTTGGACTGCTCTTCGTCGTTCAGATGGATCACATGCAAGTAATGAGTCTTTGTCATCCGCTAGTTCAATGCGTACACAGGCATTGGAAGATCCTGCAGAAG GAGGTCAAGGAAATCCAAAGAAAGACATGTTGAGTTCAAAGAGTGAAGGACCAAAAATTATTGGCAGCGGGCGTCATATATCAGTGGAAAATG GTTCTTATAAACATGGCGGTCGCCGTGGTCCTCTGCATAATGGAAGGGTTACTGATGGCTTTATGGTCATAGGGGAAGGAAAGCCTTCTAAAAAGGGAGCATCTTCTGGTTATGGCTTACACGAG AAACAGGTGTGGGTTCAAAAATCAAGTTCTGGATCTTAG